One Falsihalocynthiibacter arcticus DNA segment encodes these proteins:
- a CDS encoding GNAT family N-acetyltransferase gives MNKAPVIKTKRLVLRGHILADFEPLRAFFDTDRAKFVGAPISDARLWQGFAADVGAWELLGMGGWAITLPDGTMIGQISVNQPKHFPEVELGWMLFEGHSRKGYAAEAAIAVRDWAVANLPLTSLVSYIDPENGRSILLAAKLGARIDNKATKPQNETCLVFRYKLAAVDDTDGSVEAYA, from the coding sequence ATGAACAAGGCGCCCGTCATAAAAACCAAACGGCTCGTTTTGCGGGGACATATCCTCGCAGACTTCGAACCGTTGCGCGCGTTTTTTGACACGGACCGCGCAAAGTTCGTTGGGGCGCCGATTTCCGATGCCCGTCTGTGGCAGGGCTTTGCCGCCGACGTCGGCGCGTGGGAGCTTTTGGGCATGGGCGGCTGGGCCATCACCCTGCCCGATGGCACGATGATCGGCCAAATCTCCGTGAACCAACCCAAGCATTTCCCCGAAGTCGAATTGGGCTGGATGTTGTTTGAGGGCCACAGCCGCAAAGGCTATGCCGCCGAAGCCGCGATCGCCGTGCGCGACTGGGCCGTTGCCAACCTTCCCCTGACGTCGCTGGTCAGCTACATCGACCCCGAAAACGGACGTTCCATTCTACTCGCCGCCAAGCTCGGCGCGCGTATCGACAACAAAGCAACAAAGCCCCAAAACGAAACCTGTTTGGTCTTTCGTTATAAGTTGGCTGCAGTCGACGATACCGACGGTTCTGTGGAGGCCTACGCGTGA
- a CDS encoding chorismate mutase, giving the protein MTDNITRAAEVLKSHRESIDRLDAILVYTLGERFKHTQAVGALKAEHALPPSDPTREAAQIARLEDLATEADLDPEFAKNFLNFIIQEVIQHHKKHTE; this is encoded by the coding sequence ATGACCGATAATATCACCCGCGCCGCCGAGGTTCTAAAGTCGCATCGCGAGAGCATCGACCGCCTCGATGCCATCCTTGTTTATACTCTGGGCGAGCGGTTTAAACACACCCAAGCCGTGGGCGCCCTCAAGGCCGAACACGCGCTCCCGCCCTCCGATCCTACCCGTGAAGCGGCGCAAATCGCCCGCCTCGAAGATCTCGCAACAGAAGCAGATCTGGACCCCGAATTCGCTAAGAATTTCTTGAATTTCATCATTCAAGAAGTGATTCAACATCACAAAAAACATACTGAATAA
- the rpsP gene encoding 30S ribosomal protein S16, which yields MAMKIRLARGGSKKRPFYRVVAADSRMPRDGRFIEKLGTYNPLLAKDSEERVQLDLDRVKHWLDQGAQPSDRVARFLEAAGVLEAKTRSNPKRAIPGKKATERAEEKAAKAVTAAEAAATPAEEVSAE from the coding sequence ATGGCTATGAAAATTCGCCTTGCCCGTGGCGGCAGCAAAAAACGCCCCTTCTACCGTGTTGTCGCAGCCGACAGCCGTATGCCACGCGATGGCCGCTTCATTGAGAAATTGGGCACATATAACCCCCTTCTCGCAAAAGACAGCGAAGAGCGCGTACAGCTCGACCTTGACCGCGTAAAACATTGGCTTGACCAAGGCGCGCAACCTTCTGACCGCGTAGCACGTTTCCTCGAAGCCGCTGGCGTTCTTGAAGCAAAAACACGCAGCAACCCTAAGCGCGCAATCCCAGGCAAAAAAGCCACAGAACGCGCCGAAGAAAAAGCCGCTAAAGCAGTAACAGCAGCCGAAGCTGCCGCTACACCAGCAGAAGAAGTATCTGCCGAGTAA
- the bluB gene encoding 5,6-dimethylbenzimidazole synthase, translated as MPEFSDEFRQDLGQLFRWRRDVRRFRTDPVDPALVDLCLASFSLAPSVGLSEPWRIIKVHSAQARAAALQNFEIENKKALEGQVDDRAKLYASLKLSGMKDAPVQLAIFCDESTEKGAGLGAQTMPEMRRYSVVSAVTQMWLLARAHGLGVGWVSILDAPKLCAELDVPKDWRLVAFLCMGWPEDDMDSPELERAGWEQRAPHLTVETR; from the coding sequence ATGCCCGAATTTTCAGACGAGTTTCGGCAAGACTTGGGCCAACTTTTTCGGTGGCGGCGCGATGTGCGCCGCTTCCGCACAGACCCCGTCGATCCCGCGTTAGTCGACCTCTGCCTCGCCAGCTTTTCGCTCGCCCCCTCGGTGGGATTGTCCGAACCTTGGCGGATCATAAAAGTACACAGCGCCCAAGCCCGCGCTGCCGCTTTGCAAAACTTTGAAATTGAAAACAAAAAAGCCCTTGAGGGTCAGGTCGATGACCGTGCGAAACTTTACGCAAGCCTCAAACTTTCCGGCATGAAAGACGCCCCCGTTCAACTGGCGATTTTCTGCGACGAGAGCACCGAAAAAGGCGCAGGTCTGGGCGCACAAACCATGCCGGAAATGCGCCGATATTCGGTTGTTTCGGCCGTTACGCAAATGTGGCTTCTTGCCCGTGCGCATGGTCTTGGCGTAGGTTGGGTATCCATCCTTGACGCCCCAAAACTTTGCGCCGAACTAGACGTGCCAAAAGACTGGCGACTCGTCGCTTTTCTGTGCATGGGTTGGCCCGAAGATGATATGGATAGCCCCGAACTTGAACGCGCTGGATGGGAACAAAGAGCTCCCCATTTGACCGTCGAAACCCGATAG
- the rimM gene encoding ribosome maturation factor RimM (Essential for efficient processing of 16S rRNA), which translates to MSKDKICVGAFAGSYGVQGEVRLKSYCADPAAIETYGLLSSEDGEIEYIVGITRAVKNGFSARVEGVFTKEQADALTNTLLYVDRDVLPSLPDDEFYHSDLIGLDVLDTGGTLLGKVQKVVNHGASDILEIAGPNLKATVLMPFTHAVVPTVDLASGRLIVDPPEGVFPDDD; encoded by the coding sequence GTGTCCAAAGACAAAATTTGTGTGGGTGCCTTTGCGGGTTCCTATGGCGTTCAGGGCGAAGTGCGCCTCAAGAGTTATTGCGCGGATCCCGCCGCCATCGAGACTTATGGCTTGCTCTCGTCTGAAGATGGCGAGATCGAATATATTGTTGGCATAACCCGCGCTGTAAAGAACGGATTTTCCGCCCGCGTCGAGGGTGTCTTCACCAAAGAACAGGCTGATGCGCTCACAAACACACTGCTTTATGTAGATCGTGACGTTCTTCCAAGCTTGCCGGATGATGAGTTTTATCACAGTGATCTCATTGGGTTAGATGTATTGGATACCGGCGGAACCCTCCTTGGTAAAGTCCAGAAGGTTGTCAACCACGGCGCCAGCGACATTCTTGAAATTGCGGGCCCAAATCTGAAGGCCACCGTCCTTATGCCCTTTACACATGCGGTGGTTCCGACCGTCGATCTGGCGTCTGGCCGCTTGATTGTTGACCCGCCCGAGGGCGTGTTTCCTGATGACGACTAG
- the trmD gene encoding tRNA (guanosine(37)-N1)-methyltransferase TrmD, with the protein MTIPPMKRALATKSHGRLSISTSLKPRELMTDTPRLKGAWTAKIVTLFPEVFPGILGASLTGKALKEGLWALETIDLRSYGDGRHKNVDDTPSGGGAGMVLRADVVGKALEHATHGVPKDRARWPVIYMSPRGKPLTQAMAQKFAQAEGMTILCGRFEGVDERVLEHYEIEEVSLGDFVLTGGEIAAQAMIDATVRLLPDVLGNHVSTEEESFSNGLLEHAQYTRPAIWEGHEIPAVLTSGNHAKVEKWRHEQSEKITQERRPDLWEAYQKRPK; encoded by the coding sequence ATGACAATCCCACCAATGAAAAGAGCCCTCGCCACAAAGTCCCACGGCCGTTTGTCAATCAGCACGTCCCTGAAACCACGCGAATTGATGACGGACACCCCCCGCCTGAAGGGTGCGTGGACCGCCAAGATCGTCACGCTTTTTCCAGAAGTTTTTCCGGGGATATTGGGTGCATCTTTGACGGGGAAGGCCTTAAAGGAGGGGCTTTGGGCGCTGGAGACCATCGACTTGCGCAGTTATGGCGACGGACGGCACAAAAACGTCGATGACACGCCGTCAGGAGGGGGTGCAGGGATGGTATTGCGGGCCGATGTGGTTGGCAAAGCGCTTGAGCATGCGACACACGGCGTTCCAAAAGATCGCGCGCGCTGGCCTGTTATTTATATGTCACCACGGGGCAAGCCGCTTACGCAAGCGATGGCCCAGAAATTCGCACAAGCCGAGGGAATGACCATCCTGTGTGGACGGTTTGAGGGCGTGGATGAACGTGTTTTGGAGCATTATGAAATCGAAGAGGTGAGCCTTGGGGATTTCGTTTTAACCGGTGGTGAAATTGCCGCCCAAGCCATGATTGACGCTACGGTGCGGTTGCTGCCGGATGTCCTTGGAAATCACGTGTCGACCGAAGAAGAGAGCTTTTCAAACGGCCTGCTAGAACACGCGCAATACACGCGTCCTGCGATTTGGGAAGGCCATGAAATCCCAGCGGTCCTCACCTCTGGCAACCACGCGAAAGTTGAAAAATGGCGCCACGAGCAGTCGGAAAAAATTACACAAGAACGGCGTCCAGACCTATGGGAAGCCTACCAGAAACGGCCTAAATGA
- a CDS encoding MAPEG family protein, producing the protein MEFVAAYSTAILSLLVFVLIVLVQGAMVGAAKASAALTPGSSPKADYETALYRLDRSHQNGVENLAAAAIALFSCILVGAPSWWVNLLMVLFLLGRIVYALIYLRNVGKQTQGIRTGVYVFSWAMIVILCCMAILSLI; encoded by the coding sequence ATGGAATTTGTAGCCGCCTATTCGACCGCGATACTTTCGCTCCTCGTGTTTGTTCTAATTGTTTTGGTTCAAGGCGCAATGGTGGGGGCCGCCAAGGCATCGGCCGCGCTCACACCCGGAAGTTCACCCAAGGCCGACTACGAGACCGCGTTGTATCGCCTCGATCGTTCGCACCAAAACGGCGTGGAGAACTTGGCCGCCGCGGCGATTGCGTTGTTTTCATGCATACTCGTTGGCGCCCCAAGTTGGTGGGTAAATCTATTGATGGTCCTCTTCCTTTTGGGCCGCATCGTTTACGCGCTGATCTACTTGAGAAACGTGGGAAAGCAGACGCAAGGCATCCGAACAGGGGTTTATGTCTTTAGCTGGGCAATGATCGTCATCCTATGCTGCATGGCAATTTTGTCCCTTATTTAA